One Anoplopoma fimbria isolate UVic2021 breed Golden Eagle Sablefish chromosome 2, Afim_UVic_2022, whole genome shotgun sequence DNA window includes the following coding sequences:
- the itgb6 gene encoding integrin beta-6 produces MDLSASMIDDLAMIKDLGSSLSKEMAKLTSKFRMGFGSFVEKPVLPFIKITEEELANPCSSVSVTCLPTFGYKHVLSLTSSTDKFNDIIARQRVSANIDIPEGGFDAIMQAAVCGDKIGWRNDSMRLLVFASDADSHFGMDSKMAGIVIPNDGQCHLDGNNEYSMSKVQEYPTLGQLIDKVVENNILLIFAVTKDQKQNYKNYANFIPGATVGVLAEDSRNILELIVTAYKELRSEIELEVLGDTEELQMSFTAICPNGNVLPDEKRCSNIKPGETVVFNVSVELPGCVSGPRHFSLKPLGLQDSLEVELESLCSCDCRQPTEQANSSQCAEGQGAFQCGVCVCQPGFLGAECECNEESALLSNCLANNESEICSGQGQCYCGECVCHPSSFGRIYGQHCECDNYSCARFRGELCGGHGVCDCGECHCEGGWTGEYCNCSDSTEACASEDGALCSGRGRCECGHCVCSVPGASGDRCEKCPTCGDACSSARTCVECHLQEEDDAEFCDQMCSVPKVAINTTADYDKSPSMQCKLMMENECWISFNVVGGETGITAYDLQMYGCPEPPNIPMIILGVSLSIVCIGLILLAVWKMLVSVHDRKEVAKFEAERSKAKWQTGTNPLFKSSTSTFKNVTYKNAEREKILTLGDF; encoded by the exons ATGGACCTTTCAGCATCCATGATCGACGATCTAGCGATGATCAAAGACTTGGGGTCCTCTTTATCAAAAGAGATGGCCAAGCTCACCAGTAAATTTCGAATGGGCTTTGGTTCCTTTGTAGAGAAACCCGTCCTGCCCTTCATCAAAATCACGGAAGAGGAGCTGGCCAACCCCTGCAG TAGTGTTTCCGTAACCTGCCTGCCGACGTTTGGCTACAAACACGTCTTGTCTCTGACGAGTAGCACCGACAAATTCAACGATATAATCGCCCGGCAGCGTGTATCTGCGAATATTGATATTCCAGAGGGCGGCTTTGACGCCATCATGCAGGCGGCTGTTTGTGGG GACAAGATAGGCTGGAGGAACGATTCGATGCGTTTGCTGGTGTTTGCCAGTGACGCTGACTCACACTTTGGGATGGACAGTAAGATGGCCGGCATCGTGATTCCCAACGATGGACAGTGTCACCTGGATGGCAACAACGAATACTCCATGTCAAAAGTGCAG GAGTATCCAACTCTTGGTCAGCTGATTGATAAAGTGGTGGAGAACAACATCTTACTGATATTTGCTGTGAccaaagaccaaaaacaaaactacaag AACTATGCAAATTTCATACCTGGTGCCACAGTTGGAGTCCTGGCGGAAGACTCGCGTAACATCCTGGAACTGATTGTAACGGCatacaaa GAGCTGCGTTCAGAGATCGAGCTGGAGGTCCttggagacacagaggagctcCAGATGTCTTTTACAGCCATTTGCCCAAATGGCAACGTCCTCCCTGATGAAAAACGCTGCTCCAACATCAAACCTGGAGAGACG GTAGTGTTCAACGTGTCCGTGGAGCTCCCGGGGTGCGTGTCTGGACCTCGGCACTTCTCCCTGAAACCCTTGGGTTTACAGGACAGTCTGGAGGTGGAGCTGGAGTCTCTTTGCTCGTGTGACTGCCGGCAGCCTACCGAGCAAGCAAACAGCAGCCAGTGCGCAGAGGGCCAGGGGGCTTTCCAGtgcggggtgtgtgtgtgccagccgGGGTTCCTGGGAGCGGAGTGCGAATGCAATGAGGAAAGCGCTTTGTTGAGCAACTGCCTCGCCAACAATGAGTCGGAGATATGCAGCGGTCAGGGCCAGTGCTACTgcggagagtgtgtgtgtcacccgTCCAGCTTCGGACGCATCTACGGACAACACTGCGAGTGTGACAACTACTCCTGTGCTCGCTTCCGTGGGGAGCTCTGCGGGG gtCACGGGGTGTGTGACTGCGGGGAGTGTCACTGCGAAGGCGGCTGGACAGGGGAGTACTGTAACTGCAGCGACAGCACTGAGGCCTGCGCGTCAGAGGATGGCGCTCTCTGCAGCGGGCGGGGGAGATGCGAGTGCGGCCACTGCGTCTGCTCTGTGCCCGGAGCATCCGGGGACAGGTGTGAGAAGTGCCCGACGTGCGGAGACGCCTGCAGCTCTGCAAG GACCTGTGTAGAGTGCCATCTGCAGGAAGAGGACGATGCAGAGTTTTGTGATCAGATGTGCAGCGTCCCTAAAGTTGCCATCAACACAACAGCAG ATTATGACAAGAGCCCTTCTATGCAATGCAAGCTGATGATGGAGAATGAGTGCTGGATCTCTTTCAATGTGGTAGGAGGTGAGACGGGGATCACTGCCTACGATCTCCAGATGTACG GTTGCCCAGAGCCTCCCAACATCCCCATGATTATTCTGGGCGTCTCCCTTTCCATCGTGTGTATCGGCCTGATCCTGCTGGCCGTGTGGAAGATGCTGGTGTCGGTCCACGACCGTAAAGAGGTGGCCAAGTTCGAGGCTGAGAGGTCAAAGGCAAAATGGCAGACG ggGACCAACCCTCTTTTCAAAAGCTCGACGTCGAcattcaaaaatgtaacttaTAAGAacgcagagagagaaaagatccTTACACTGGGTGACTTCTGA
- the rbms1a gene encoding RNA-binding motif, single-stranded-interacting protein 1 isoform X2 — translation MIFANTGNPLKTANRKQSYPMTPSSPGSSSNSSSTGLEQLSKTNLYIRGLPPATTDLDLVKLCHQYGKIQSAKAILDKTTNKCKGYGFVDFDSPGAALKAVHALKTSGIQAQMAKQQEQDPTNLYISNLPLSVDEKELENMLQPFGQVVSTRILRDYSGNSRGVGFARMDTTEQCNAVISHFNGKFIKISSGAMAPSQPLLCKFADSQRKKHAHSGFVPNGQTGDLRLGAMTLTYDPSSAAIQNGYYPSPYPVGNRIMTVQPTMSPYMSPVSAYQVQSHSWVAHQPYIMQHPGAVMSPSVDPSMSLHPSAMITQQMGQLSLGNTGAYISANPGVQGAYMPQYPPMQAAPENGTPQQVDSSNNSSPYSQLSK, via the exons ATGATCTTTGCAAACACAGGCAACCCGCTGAAGACAGCCAATCGCAAACAG TCCTACCCCATGACTCCGTCCAgtcccggcagcagcagcaacagcagcagcacaggccTGGAGCAGCTCAGCAAAACCAACCTGTACATCCGCGGCCTGCCTCCTGCTACTACAGACCTGGACCTGGTCAAACTCTGTCACCA GTATGGCAAGATTCAGTCAGCCAAGGCAATCCTGGACAAGACAACCAACAAATGTAAAG gttaCGGCTTTGTGGACTTTGACAGCCCGGGGGCTGCTTTAAAAGCAGTACATGCTCTGAAAACCAGCGGCATACAGGCCCAGATGGCCAAG CAACAGGAGCAGGACCCAACAAATCTGTACATTTCCAACCTGCCTCTCTCTGTGGATGAGAAAGAGTTGGAGAACATGCTGCAGCCCTTCGGCCAGGTCGTCTCCACGCGGATCCTCCGGGACTACAGCGGCAACAGCAGAGGCGTGGGCTTCGCCAG GATGGACACAACAGAGCAGTGTAACGCTGTCATTTCCCACTTCAATGGGAAGTTTATCAAGATCTCTTCTGGAGCTATGG CTCCCTCTCAGCCCTTGCTGTGTAAGTTTGCAGACAGTCAAAGGAAGAAACATGCTCACAGCGGATTTGTTCCCAATGGACAGACGGGGGATCTCAGACTA GGTGCAATGACTCTCACCTATGACCCCTCCTCAGCAGCTATACAGAACGG GTACTACCCTTCTCCGTATCCAGTGGGCAACAGGATAATGACTGTTCAGCCTACGATGTCTCCCTACATGTCTCCAGTCTCTGCTTACCAG GTTCAGAGTCATTCTTGGGTGGCACATCAACCATATATCATGCAACACCCG GGTGCTGTAATGTCTCCCTCTGTGGATCCCTCCATGTCACTGCACCCTTCAGCCATGATCACTCAGCAGATGGGCCAGCTGTCACTGGGAAACACTGGAGCG TATATTTCAGCCAACCCTGGTGTCCAGGGAGCTTACATGCCTCAGTATCCTCCCATGCAGGCAGCACCT gaaaACGGCACGCCGCAACAAGTGGATTCTTCCAATAACTCGTCTCCTTACAGTCAGCTCAGCAAGTAA
- the rbms1a gene encoding RNA-binding motif, single-stranded-interacting protein 1 isoform X1: protein MIFANTGNPLKTANRKQSYPMTPSSPGSSSNSSSTGLEQLSKTNLYIRGLPPATTDLDLVKLCHQYGKIQSAKAILDKTTNKCKGYGFVDFDSPGAALKAVHALKTSGIQAQMAKQQQEQDPTNLYISNLPLSVDEKELENMLQPFGQVVSTRILRDYSGNSRGVGFARMDTTEQCNAVISHFNGKFIKISSGAMAPSQPLLCKFADSQRKKHAHSGFVPNGQTGDLRLGAMTLTYDPSSAAIQNGYYPSPYPVGNRIMTVQPTMSPYMSPVSAYQVQSHSWVAHQPYIMQHPGAVMSPSVDPSMSLHPSAMITQQMGQLSLGNTGAYISANPGVQGAYMPQYPPMQAAPENGTPQQVDSSNNSSPYSQLSK, encoded by the exons ATGATCTTTGCAAACACAGGCAACCCGCTGAAGACAGCCAATCGCAAACAG TCCTACCCCATGACTCCGTCCAgtcccggcagcagcagcaacagcagcagcacaggccTGGAGCAGCTCAGCAAAACCAACCTGTACATCCGCGGCCTGCCTCCTGCTACTACAGACCTGGACCTGGTCAAACTCTGTCACCA GTATGGCAAGATTCAGTCAGCCAAGGCAATCCTGGACAAGACAACCAACAAATGTAAAG gttaCGGCTTTGTGGACTTTGACAGCCCGGGGGCTGCTTTAAAAGCAGTACATGCTCTGAAAACCAGCGGCATACAGGCCCAGATGGCCAAG CAGCAACAGGAGCAGGACCCAACAAATCTGTACATTTCCAACCTGCCTCTCTCTGTGGATGAGAAAGAGTTGGAGAACATGCTGCAGCCCTTCGGCCAGGTCGTCTCCACGCGGATCCTCCGGGACTACAGCGGCAACAGCAGAGGCGTGGGCTTCGCCAG GATGGACACAACAGAGCAGTGTAACGCTGTCATTTCCCACTTCAATGGGAAGTTTATCAAGATCTCTTCTGGAGCTATGG CTCCCTCTCAGCCCTTGCTGTGTAAGTTTGCAGACAGTCAAAGGAAGAAACATGCTCACAGCGGATTTGTTCCCAATGGACAGACGGGGGATCTCAGACTA GGTGCAATGACTCTCACCTATGACCCCTCCTCAGCAGCTATACAGAACGG GTACTACCCTTCTCCGTATCCAGTGGGCAACAGGATAATGACTGTTCAGCCTACGATGTCTCCCTACATGTCTCCAGTCTCTGCTTACCAG GTTCAGAGTCATTCTTGGGTGGCACATCAACCATATATCATGCAACACCCG GGTGCTGTAATGTCTCCCTCTGTGGATCCCTCCATGTCACTGCACCCTTCAGCCATGATCACTCAGCAGATGGGCCAGCTGTCACTGGGAAACACTGGAGCG TATATTTCAGCCAACCCTGGTGTCCAGGGAGCTTACATGCCTCAGTATCCTCCCATGCAGGCAGCACCT gaaaACGGCACGCCGCAACAAGTGGATTCTTCCAATAACTCGTCTCCTTACAGTCAGCTCAGCAAGTAA
- the psmd14 gene encoding 26S proteasome non-ATPase regulatory subunit 14, whose product MDRLLRLGGGMPGLGQGPPTDAPAVDTAEQVYISSLALLKMLKHGRAGVPMEVMGLMLGEFVDDYTVRVIDVFAMPQSGTGVSVEAVDPVFQAKMLDMLKQTGRPEMVVGWYHSHPGFGCWLSGVDINTQQSFEALSERAVAVVVDPIQSVKGKVVIDAFRLINANMMVLGHEPRQTTSNLGHLNKPSIQALIHGLNRHYYSITINYRKNELEQKMLLNLHKKSWMEGLTLQDYSEHCKLNETIVKEMLELAKNYNKAVEEEDKMTPEQLAIKNVGKQDPKRHLEEHVDVLMTSNIVQCLAAMLDTVVFQ is encoded by the exons ATGGACCGGCTGCTGAGACTCGGAGGTGGGATGCCAGGGCTTGGCCAG GGCCCCCCAACAGATGCACCTGCTGTGGACACAGCAGAGCAGGTTTACATCTCCTCTCTGGCCCTGCTCAAG ATGTTGAAGCATGGGCGTGCTGGTGTACCAATGGAGGTCATGGGATTGATGCTGGGAGAATTTGTTGATGACTACACAGTGCGAGTGATTGATGTGTTTGCCATGCCCCAGTCAGGAACC GGTGTGAGTGTTGAAGCAGTGGACCCTGTTTTCCAGGCCAAGATGTTGGACATGCTGAAGCAAACCGGCAG accagagatgGTGGTGGGGTGGTACCACAGTCACCCTGGTTTTGGCTGTTGGTTGTCTGGCGTGGACATCAACACCCAGCAGAGCTTCGAGGCCCTGTCAGAGCGAGCCGTCGCAGTGGTGGTTGATCCCATTCAGAGCGTCAAAGGAAAG GTTGTTATTGATGCCTTCCGATTGATCAATGCCAACATGATGGTGTTGGGTCATGAACCAAGACAAACCACATCCAACTTGGGTCATCTCAACAAGCCTTCAATTCAG GCTCTGATTCATGGACTTAACAGACACTACTACTCCATCACCATCAATTACAGGAAAAACGAGCTGGAGCAAAAG ATGCTGTTGAACCTGCACAAGAAGAGCTGGATGGAGGGCCTGACCCTGCAGGACTACAGTGAGCACTGCAAACTCAATGAGACCATCGTCAAGGAAATGCTGGAGCTGGCTAAGAACTACAATAAG GCtgttgaggaggaggacaaaatGACCCCAGAGCAGCTGGCAATCAAGAATGTTGGAAAACAG GATCCCAAGAGGCACTTGGAGGAGCACGTAGACGTTTTAATGACATCCAACATTGTTCAGTGCCTAGCTGCCATGTTGGATACCGTAGTTTTCCAGTGA